In one Corynebacterium bovis DSM 20582 = CIP 54.80 genomic region, the following are encoded:
- the rpmI gene encoding 50S ribosomal protein L35, producing the protein MKQKTHKGTAKRIKVTGSGRLRREQANRRHLLEGKPSTRTRRLKGTKDVAPADVKRVKRLLGKA; encoded by the coding sequence ATGAAGCAGAAGACCCACAAGGGCACCGCCAAGCGCATCAAGGTCACCGGCTCCGGCCGTCTCCGTCGCGAGCAGGCGAACCGCCGTCACCTGCTCGAGGGCAAGCCCTCCACGCGCACCCGCCGCCTCAAGGGGACGAAGGACGTCGCCCCCGCCGACGTCAAGCGCGTCAAGCGTCTCCTGGGCAAGGCCTGA
- the rplT gene encoding 50S ribosomal protein L20 encodes MARVKRSVNAKKKRREVLNSAKGYRGQRSRLYRKAKEQMLHSKTYEFRDRRARKGEFRKLWIQRINAAARMNNMTYNRLIQGLRLAEIEVDRKNLAEIAVRDPQAFTALCEAARAALPEDVNAPAN; translated from the coding sequence GTGGCACGTGTCAAGCGCTCAGTGAACGCGAAGAAGAAGCGTCGCGAAGTTCTCAACTCCGCGAAGGGCTACCGGGGCCAGCGCTCCCGCCTGTACCGCAAGGCCAAGGAGCAGATGCTCCACTCGAAGACCTACGAGTTCCGGGACCGCCGGGCACGCAAGGGCGAGTTCCGCAAGCTGTGGATCCAGCGCATCAACGCCGCCGCGCGGATGAACAACATGACCTACAACCGCCTCATCCAGGGTCTCCGCCTCGCGGAGATCGAGGTGGACCGGAAGAACCTCGCGGAGATCGCCGTCCGCGACCCGCAGGCGTTCACCGCCCTGTGCGAGGCCGCCCGCGCCGCCCTGCCGGAGGACGTCAACGCCCCGGCGAACTGA
- a CDS encoding MBL fold metallo-hydrolase has translation MDSSDTAQRTDRTDAPAGGAGPVTVEDVPEFTTLSTPRQTQRVTTTVRGSGPDGPAGTVTVVKTTVGDMDNNCYLVVPGDTRRAGDGAGNGTGDGAGDGTPAEALLVDAADDADHLLALARTLGVTVTDVVTTHRHTDHVRALGDVLAATGARHHAPRRDAAALPAPADETYGTDDGTPEDLRAAGASLRALGMRVVELRGHTPGGLALVLPSDPTRVFTGDSLFPGGVGNTDGGEDFTTLVDDVEQRILRVLPQNTRVHPGHGDDTTVGTELPQVDAWRARGW, from the coding sequence ATGGACAGCTCAGACACGGCACAGCGCACGGACCGGACCGACGCCCCCGCCGGCGGCGCCGGACCGGTCACCGTCGAGGACGTCCCGGAGTTCACGACGTTGTCGACCCCCCGGCAGACCCAGCGCGTGACGACCACGGTCCGCGGCTCCGGGCCCGACGGCCCGGCGGGCACCGTCACGGTGGTGAAGACCACCGTCGGTGACATGGACAACAACTGCTACCTCGTCGTCCCCGGTGACACCCGGCGGGCCGGCGACGGTGCCGGGAACGGGACCGGCGACGGGGCCGGGGACGGGACCCCGGCCGAGGCGCTGCTCGTCGACGCCGCGGACGACGCCGACCACCTCCTCGCCCTCGCCCGGACACTGGGGGTGACCGTCACCGACGTCGTGACGACGCACCGCCACACCGACCACGTCCGCGCCCTCGGCGACGTCCTCGCCGCGACGGGCGCCCGCCACCACGCCCCCCGCCGGGACGCCGCGGCCCTGCCCGCCCCGGCGGACGAGACCTACGGCACCGACGACGGCACGCCGGAGGACCTCCGCGCCGCCGGCGCCTCGCTGCGCGCGCTGGGGATGCGGGTCGTCGAACTGCGCGGCCACACCCCCGGCGGCCTCGCCCTCGTCCTGCCCTCCGACCCGACCCGGGTCTTCACCGGCGACAGCCTCTTCCCCGGCGGGGTCGGCAATACCGACGGCGGGGAGGACTTCACCACCCTCGTCGACGACGTCGAGCAGCGCATCCTCCGGGTGCTGCCGCAGAACACCCGCGTCCACCCCGGGCACGGCGACGACACGACCGTCGGCACCGAACTGCCGCAGGTCGACGCCTGGCGCGCCCGGGGCTGGTGA
- a CDS encoding DoxX family protein: MIRKLARPLLASAFAVDGVQMLLDSKQYTDGAAKTTKVLHGVLPSAVAGFLPRDPEQAVRVTATTKVTAATLLGLGKAPRLAATVLTLIQIPTAVTRHAFWATDDAREKDSRKKGLVTDLALLGGLAITSADTAGAPGLRWRAEKAGQQVSKKVQDALPGQSEQEQFRQNVQEQAQDVLGRARDLGEQAAETVQSRASDLAGTVSDYVDDHSDEWRETVEKVGRTARKQAAQARKKAEKQAKKQAKKARKAGLLPS, translated from the coding sequence ATGATCCGCAAGCTCGCCCGCCCGCTGCTCGCCTCCGCCTTCGCCGTCGACGGCGTCCAGATGCTGCTGGACAGCAAGCAGTACACGGACGGCGCCGCGAAGACGACGAAGGTGCTGCACGGTGTCCTCCCGTCCGCCGTCGCCGGCTTCCTGCCCCGCGACCCGGAGCAGGCCGTCCGCGTCACGGCGACGACGAAGGTCACCGCCGCCACCCTCCTCGGCCTCGGCAAGGCGCCCCGCCTCGCGGCGACGGTGCTGACCCTCATCCAGATCCCGACGGCCGTCACCCGCCACGCCTTCTGGGCGACGGACGACGCCCGCGAGAAGGACTCCCGCAAGAAGGGCCTCGTCACCGACCTCGCCCTCCTCGGCGGCCTCGCCATCACCTCCGCCGACACCGCCGGGGCCCCCGGGCTGCGGTGGCGCGCCGAGAAGGCGGGCCAGCAGGTCTCGAAGAAGGTCCAGGACGCCCTCCCGGGGCAGAGCGAGCAGGAGCAGTTCCGGCAGAACGTCCAGGAGCAGGCGCAGGACGTCCTCGGCCGCGCCCGTGACCTCGGGGAGCAGGCCGCCGAGACCGTCCAGTCCCGCGCCTCCGACCTCGCCGGCACCGTGAGCGACTACGTCGACGACCACTCCGACGAGTGGCGCGAGACCGTGGAGAAGGTCGGGCGCACGGCCCGGAAGCAGGCCGCGCAGGCCCGCAAGAAGGCGGAGAAGCAGGCGAAGAAGCAGGCCAAGAAGGCCCGTAAGGCCGGGCTGCTCCCCTCCTGA
- the pheS gene encoding phenylalanine--tRNA ligase subunit alpha, with protein MTAAGLDAAADAALAAFAAAGDLDALAVARRAHLGDDAPIPAARRALGSLPKDERKDAGRRVNTARGRVEKAFAERRAVLEEERNARVLESERIDVTLPTTRGQRGGQHPITILSEQIADIFVGMGWEIAEGPEIEAEYFNFDALNFIPDHPARTLQDTFHVAPEGSRQVLRTHTSPVQMRTLLSRDLPVYIACPGRVFRTDELDATHTPVFHQVEGLAVDRGLTMAHLKGTLDHLATTLFGEGAVTRMRPNYFPFTEPSAEVDVWFPDKKGGAGWIEWGGCGMVNPNVLTAAGVDPDEYSGFAFGMGIERTLQFRNGLPDMRDMVEGDVRFTAPFGIRG; from the coding sequence ATGACCGCCGCCGGCCTCGACGCCGCCGCCGACGCGGCACTCGCGGCGTTCGCCGCGGCCGGTGACCTCGACGCCCTCGCCGTCGCGCGGCGCGCGCACCTCGGGGACGACGCCCCCATCCCGGCGGCCCGGCGGGCCCTCGGGTCGCTGCCGAAGGACGAGCGCAAGGACGCCGGACGCCGGGTGAACACCGCCCGCGGACGGGTGGAGAAGGCCTTCGCCGAGCGCCGCGCGGTGCTCGAGGAGGAGCGGAACGCACGGGTCCTCGAGTCCGAGCGGATCGACGTCACCCTCCCGACGACGCGCGGGCAGCGCGGCGGCCAGCACCCGATCACGATCCTCTCCGAGCAGATCGCGGACATCTTCGTCGGCATGGGCTGGGAGATCGCCGAGGGCCCTGAGATCGAGGCGGAGTACTTCAACTTCGACGCCCTCAACTTCATCCCGGACCACCCGGCCCGCACCCTCCAGGACACCTTCCACGTCGCCCCGGAGGGGTCCCGGCAGGTGCTGCGCACGCACACCTCGCCGGTCCAGATGCGGACGCTGCTGTCCCGGGACCTGCCGGTGTACATCGCGTGCCCGGGCCGGGTGTTCCGCACCGACGAGCTCGACGCCACCCACACCCCGGTGTTCCACCAGGTCGAGGGGCTCGCCGTCGACCGGGGGCTGACGATGGCCCACCTCAAGGGCACCCTCGACCACCTCGCGACGACGCTCTTCGGCGAGGGCGCGGTGACGCGGATGCGCCCGAACTACTTCCCGTTCACCGAGCCGAGCGCGGAGGTCGACGTCTGGTTCCCCGACAAGAAGGGCGGGGCCGGCTGGATCGAGTGGGGCGGCTGCGGCATGGTCAACCCCAACGTCCTGACCGCCGCCGGCGTCGACCCGGACGAGTACTCCGGCTTCGCCTTCGGCATGGGTATCGAGCGCACCCTCCAGTTCCGCAACGGGCTGCCCGACATGCGTGACATGGTCGAGGGTGACGTCCGGTTCACCGCCCCGTTCGGCATCCGCGGCTGA
- the uvrA gene encoding excinuclease ABC subunit UvrA, whose product MADTLIVRGAREHNLKGIDVDVPRDTMTVFTGLSGSGKSSLAFDTIFAEGQRRYVESLSSYARQFLGQMDKPDVDLIEGLSPAVSIDQKSTNRNPRSTVGTITEIYDYLRLLFARTGTAHCPECGEPIRRQTPQQIVDQILEMDEGLKFQVLAPVVRTRKGEFVDLFEDLAAQGYSRVRVDGTVHRLTDPPELEKQVKHDIDVVVDRLQVKASQRQRITESVETALSLADGVVVVDAVGLDDDAPDRVRRFSEKMACPNGHALAIDELEPRSFSFNSPYGACPSCDGLGTRLEVDEALVIPDDEARLVNAVAPWNSSPNRGYFEKLLVALADALGIAPTTRWEQLTAAQRKAVLHGHPETLSVRYRNRYGRTRQYNAPFEGVMPYLHRKLDQSESDHQKDRLLGYMREVPCPACGGTRLRPEILSVTVSSPLGEASIADVSAMSVDRAREYLDALTLGEREQMIAGRVLKEIQARLTFLNDVGLSYLSLSRAAGTLSGGEAQRIRLATQIGSGLAGVLYVLDEPSIGLHQRDNHRLIATLERLRDLGNTLIVVEHDEDTIRRADWLIDIGPRAGEYGGTVVYQGTPDGVEAVEESLTGAYLSGRRVLAVPDERRPVDRSRVVTVKGATENNLRGVDVSVPLGVLTCVTGVSGSGKSSLVNGILARVMANELNGARTVPGHHRRVTGLDQLDKLVQVDQSPIGRTPRSNPATYTGVFDKIRSLFAETPEAKVRGYKAGRFSFNVKGGRCEACRGDGTLKIEMNFLPDVYVPCEVCHGARYNRETLEVHYKGKNIAEVLDMPISEAAEFFAPVTSIARYLDTLVEVGLGYVRLGQAATTLSGGEAQRVKLASELQKRSNGRTIYILDEPTTGLHFEDIRKLMLVIQGLVDKGNTVLVIEHNLDVIKAADWVIDMGPEGGAGGGTVVAEGTPEDVARTEGSYTGEYLRELLDV is encoded by the coding sequence GTGGCCGATACGCTGATTGTCCGGGGGGCACGCGAGCACAACCTCAAGGGGATCGACGTCGACGTCCCCCGGGACACGATGACGGTGTTCACGGGGTTGTCGGGCTCGGGGAAGTCGTCGCTGGCCTTCGACACGATCTTCGCGGAGGGGCAGCGTCGGTACGTCGAGTCGCTGTCGTCGTACGCGCGCCAGTTCCTCGGCCAGATGGACAAGCCCGACGTCGACCTCATCGAGGGGCTCTCGCCGGCCGTGTCGATCGACCAGAAGTCGACGAACCGCAACCCGCGGTCGACCGTCGGCACCATCACCGAGATCTACGACTACCTCCGGCTGCTCTTCGCTCGCACCGGCACCGCGCACTGCCCCGAGTGCGGTGAGCCGATCCGCCGGCAGACCCCGCAGCAGATCGTCGACCAGATCCTCGAGATGGACGAGGGGCTGAAGTTCCAGGTGCTCGCGCCCGTCGTCCGGACCCGGAAGGGGGAGTTCGTCGACCTGTTCGAGGACCTCGCGGCCCAGGGCTACAGCCGCGTGCGGGTCGACGGCACCGTCCACCGGCTCACCGACCCGCCCGAGCTGGAGAAGCAGGTCAAGCACGACATCGACGTCGTCGTCGACCGGCTCCAGGTCAAGGCGTCGCAGCGGCAGCGCATCACGGAGTCGGTGGAGACGGCGCTGTCCCTCGCGGACGGGGTCGTGGTCGTCGACGCCGTGGGGCTCGACGACGACGCGCCGGACCGGGTCCGCCGGTTCTCCGAGAAGATGGCCTGCCCGAACGGGCACGCCCTGGCCATCGACGAGCTGGAACCGCGGTCGTTCTCCTTCAACAGCCCGTACGGGGCGTGCCCGTCGTGCGACGGCCTGGGCACCCGCCTCGAGGTCGACGAGGCGCTCGTCATCCCGGACGACGAGGCCCGGCTCGTCAACGCCGTCGCCCCGTGGAACTCGAGCCCGAACCGGGGCTACTTCGAGAAGCTGCTCGTCGCTCTCGCGGACGCCCTCGGGATCGCGCCGACGACCCGGTGGGAGCAGCTCACCGCGGCCCAGCGGAAGGCGGTCCTCCACGGGCACCCGGAGACGCTGTCCGTGCGCTACCGCAACCGCTACGGCCGGACCCGGCAGTACAACGCGCCCTTCGAGGGCGTCATGCCCTACCTCCACCGCAAGCTCGACCAGTCGGAGTCCGACCACCAGAAGGACCGGCTGCTCGGCTACATGCGCGAGGTGCCGTGCCCCGCGTGCGGCGGGACGCGCCTGCGCCCGGAGATCCTCAGCGTGACGGTGTCCTCGCCGCTGGGGGAGGCCTCGATCGCCGACGTCTCCGCGATGAGCGTCGACCGGGCGCGCGAGTACCTCGACGCGCTGACCCTCGGCGAACGTGAGCAGATGATCGCCGGCCGCGTGCTCAAGGAGATCCAGGCCCGGCTGACGTTCCTCAACGACGTCGGGCTGAGCTACCTGTCCCTGTCCCGGGCCGCCGGGACGCTCTCCGGCGGGGAGGCGCAGCGGATCCGGCTCGCGACGCAGATCGGCTCCGGTCTCGCCGGGGTCCTCTACGTGCTCGACGAGCCCTCCATCGGGCTGCACCAGCGCGACAACCACCGCCTCATCGCGACGCTCGAGCGGCTCCGCGACCTCGGCAACACCCTCATCGTCGTCGAGCACGACGAGGACACGATCCGCCGGGCGGACTGGCTCATCGACATCGGTCCCCGGGCCGGGGAGTACGGCGGCACCGTCGTCTACCAGGGCACCCCCGACGGCGTCGAGGCCGTCGAGGAGTCGTTGACCGGGGCGTACCTGTCCGGCCGGCGGGTGCTCGCCGTCCCGGACGAGCGCCGGCCCGTGGACCGGTCCCGGGTGGTCACGGTCAAGGGGGCGACGGAGAACAACCTCCGCGGCGTCGACGTCAGCGTCCCGCTGGGCGTCCTCACGTGCGTTACCGGCGTCTCCGGGTCGGGGAAGTCCTCCCTGGTCAACGGCATCCTGGCCCGGGTCATGGCGAACGAGCTCAACGGTGCACGGACCGTGCCGGGGCACCACCGGCGGGTGACGGGGCTCGACCAGCTCGACAAGCTCGTCCAGGTCGACCAGTCGCCGATCGGCCGGACCCCCCGGTCGAACCCGGCGACGTACACGGGCGTCTTCGACAAGATCCGGTCGCTCTTCGCCGAGACCCCCGAGGCGAAGGTGCGCGGGTACAAGGCCGGCCGGTTCAGCTTCAACGTCAAGGGCGGCCGGTGTGAGGCCTGCCGCGGGGACGGGACGCTGAAGATCGAGATGAACTTCCTGCCGGACGTGTACGTCCCCTGCGAGGTGTGCCACGGTGCCCGGTACAACCGGGAGACCCTCGAGGTGCACTACAAGGGGAAGAACATCGCCGAGGTGCTCGACATGCCCATCAGCGAGGCCGCGGAGTTCTTCGCCCCGGTGACGTCGATCGCCCGGTACCTCGACACCCTCGTCGAGGTCGGGCTCGGGTACGTGCGCCTGGGCCAGGCGGCGACGACGCTCTCGGGCGGCGAGGCCCAGCGGGTGAAGCTGGCCAGTGAGCTCCAGAAGCGGTCGAACGGCCGGACGATCTACATTCTCGACGAGCCCACCACGGGCCTGCACTTCGAGGACATCCGGAAGCTGATGCTGGTCATCCAGGGGCTCGTGGACAAGGGGAACACCGTCCTCGTCATCGAGCACAACCTCGACGTCATCAAGGCGGCGGACTGGGTCATCGACATGGGCCCGGAGGGTGGCGCCGGGGGCGGGACCGTCGTCGCCGAGGGCACCCCGGAGGACGTCGCCCGGACGGAGGGCTCCTACACCGGCGAGTACCTGCGCGAGCTGCTCGACGTGTGA
- a CDS encoding TrmH family RNA methyltransferase → MPETPPQHPDPSVSPVPAADWRHHLNDEPFTERTPRVVAAAKLHRASARRKAGRFIAEGTNAVGSALRHGRVVEVFVSADALDRESPFLDAAVPRQLEARVSVVTPRALRQMSESVTPAGILAVCDTQLTDLAAVTARGRLVCVPVETSEPGNAGTLVRVADACGCDGVVFAGETVDPQGGKAVRASAGSLFHLPVARETGVAAVVDALHGAGFLVLATAMDGDVRLDHAADEVLRWADAGAEGEPPMLAQPTAWLFGNEAHGLGAWSDLADVRVSVPMYGRAESLNLATAASVCLYESARALGRVPGAGSGPGSVPGTGTGTGTRPGAL, encoded by the coding sequence ATGCCCGAGACCCCGCCGCAGCACCCAGACCCGTCCGTCAGCCCCGTCCCCGCGGCGGACTGGCGCCACCACCTCAACGACGAGCCCTTCACGGAACGCACCCCGCGGGTCGTCGCCGCGGCGAAACTCCACCGGGCGTCCGCCCGGCGGAAGGCCGGACGGTTCATCGCCGAGGGGACCAACGCCGTCGGGTCGGCGCTCCGCCACGGCCGGGTCGTCGAGGTGTTCGTCTCCGCGGACGCGCTGGACCGGGAGTCCCCGTTCCTCGACGCGGCGGTCCCGCGGCAGCTCGAGGCGCGGGTCAGCGTCGTCACCCCCCGGGCCCTCCGGCAGATGAGCGAGTCGGTGACCCCGGCCGGGATCCTCGCGGTGTGTGACACCCAGCTCACCGACCTGGCGGCGGTGACGGCCCGGGGGCGGCTCGTGTGCGTGCCCGTCGAGACCTCCGAACCCGGCAACGCCGGCACCCTCGTCCGCGTCGCCGACGCGTGCGGGTGCGACGGCGTCGTCTTCGCCGGGGAGACGGTCGACCCGCAGGGCGGCAAGGCCGTCCGGGCGAGCGCCGGGTCCCTGTTCCACCTGCCCGTCGCGCGGGAGACGGGCGTCGCCGCCGTCGTCGACGCCCTCCACGGGGCGGGGTTCCTCGTCCTCGCCACCGCCATGGACGGCGACGTCCGGCTCGACCACGCGGCCGACGAGGTCCTCCGCTGGGCCGACGCCGGGGCGGAGGGGGAGCCGCCGATGCTCGCCCAACCCACCGCCTGGCTGTTCGGCAATGAGGCGCACGGCCTCGGCGCGTGGAGTGACCTCGCCGACGTCCGCGTGAGTGTCCCGATGTACGGCCGGGCCGAGTCGCTCAACCTCGCGACCGCGGCGTCGGTGTGCCTGTACGAGTCCGCGCGGGCGCTCGGGCGGGTGCCCGGTGCGGGATCGGGGCCGGGGTCCGTCCCGGGCACGGGGACGGGCACGGGGACGCGGCCGGGGGCGTTGTAG
- the infC gene encoding translation initiation factor IF-3 produces the protein MSAEARINDRIRVPEVRLVGPGGEQVGIVRIDDARKLAYDADLDLVEVAPNAKPPVCKIMDYGKFKYEQAQKARESRKNQQQTVVKEQKFRPKIDDHDYETKKGNVVRFLEKGSKVKVTIMFRGREQSRPELGFRLLERLANDVAEYGVVETRAKQDGRNMTMVLGPVRKGKK, from the coding sequence ATTAGCGCTGAAGCTCGCATCAACGACCGAATTCGAGTCCCTGAGGTCCGACTCGTCGGTCCCGGAGGCGAACAGGTCGGCATCGTCCGCATCGACGATGCTCGGAAGCTTGCCTATGACGCGGACCTCGATCTGGTCGAGGTCGCACCGAACGCCAAGCCGCCCGTGTGCAAGATCATGGATTACGGCAAGTTCAAGTACGAGCAGGCCCAGAAGGCCCGGGAGTCTCGGAAGAACCAGCAGCAGACCGTGGTGAAGGAGCAGAAGTTCCGTCCCAAGATCGACGACCACGACTACGAGACCAAGAAGGGTAACGTCGTCCGGTTCCTCGAGAAGGGTTCCAAGGTCAAGGTCACCATCATGTTCCGCGGTCGCGAGCAGTCGCGTCCCGAGCTCGGTTTCCGCCTCCTGGAGCGTCTGGCGAACGACGTCGCGGAGTACGGCGTCGTCGAGACCCGTGCCAAGCAGGACGGACGAAACATGACGATGGTGCTGGGACCGGTCCGCAAGGGCAAGAAGTAG
- the pheT gene encoding phenylalanine--tRNA ligase subunit beta, with amino-acid sequence MLISQSWLTRILRSANPSFGVDAAELDTGFVRVGFETEGYEAVPETTGPLVLGRVDTVEELEGFKKPIRYCGVNVGSANGTGDLQHIICGARNFRQGDVVVVALPGAVLPGPFEISARKTYGRVSEGMMCSAAELGLARAQTAGIITLPDSLLDEAGYALGDDARPVVGLDDTVFDVNVTPDRGYALSARGLARELASSFDLVFRDPADDPVAADLPTDLLAGLPGTDGQLLDVTVDADTGCSRYGLRRVEGVDPTAESPFWMQRELLLCGQRPVNAATDVTNYVMFLLGQPMHAFDGDRITGGLRVHRAEEGSTLTTLDGVERTLSAEDVVISDDAGIQSLAGVMGGSSSEIADDTTSVLFEAAHWDQITVARTCRRHRLSSEASRRFERGTDPAVVEAALDIAAALLCRIAGGTVVEGRTLVGDVPAMPVIAMHTSRPGKVAGTVYPSGTTVSRLTEVGCTVRETGERDADGAKALEVTPPTWRPDLTMPADLVEEVLRLEGLDAIPGIVPVAPAGRGLTPRQRMRRAVGHALAWGGYLEVLPSPFIPNDVFDVWGLDADDPRRTTVSVLNPLESDTARIGTTLLPSMIDALRRNVTRGLRDVALYGVEQVTQPTQAEQWSPMPSVTGRPSPEEIRELLDSLPAQPLHVAVLAAGRRELPGTWGPGSTFGPEDALEAARTVARAAGVEFTFRSADHLPWHPGRCAAVVLAGTDTVVGHAGELHPQVCERSGIPARSVALEIDLDALDLTPTFPRPLLSPFPPVLQDVALVLDETVPAADVEAVLRAGAGDLLEDVRLFDVYRSDDLGEGRRSLTFSLRFRAADRTLTEDEASAAREDAVARAREELGAELRS; translated from the coding sequence ATGCTGATCTCCCAGTCCTGGCTCACCCGGATCCTCCGCTCCGCCAACCCCTCCTTCGGCGTGGACGCCGCCGAGCTCGACACCGGCTTCGTCCGGGTCGGCTTCGAGACCGAGGGCTACGAGGCCGTCCCGGAGACGACGGGGCCGCTCGTCCTCGGCCGCGTCGACACGGTCGAGGAGCTCGAGGGCTTCAAGAAGCCCATCCGCTACTGCGGGGTCAACGTCGGCAGCGCCAACGGCACCGGCGACCTGCAGCACATCATCTGCGGTGCGCGGAACTTCCGGCAGGGCGACGTCGTCGTCGTGGCCCTGCCCGGGGCCGTGCTCCCCGGCCCGTTCGAGATCAGCGCGCGGAAGACCTACGGGCGGGTGTCCGAGGGGATGATGTGCTCCGCCGCGGAGCTGGGCCTCGCCCGCGCCCAGACGGCGGGGATCATCACGCTGCCGGACTCCCTCCTCGACGAGGCGGGGTACGCCCTCGGCGACGACGCCCGGCCGGTGGTCGGGCTCGACGACACCGTCTTCGACGTCAACGTCACGCCGGACCGCGGGTACGCGCTCTCCGCCCGGGGACTCGCCCGGGAGCTCGCGTCGTCCTTCGACCTCGTCTTCCGGGACCCGGCCGACGACCCCGTCGCCGCGGACCTCCCGACCGACCTGCTCGCGGGCCTGCCCGGGACCGACGGGCAGCTCCTCGACGTCACCGTCGACGCCGACACCGGGTGCTCCCGGTACGGCCTGCGGCGGGTCGAGGGGGTCGACCCGACCGCCGAGTCGCCGTTCTGGATGCAGCGTGAACTGCTGCTGTGCGGCCAGCGCCCGGTCAACGCCGCGACGGACGTGACGAACTACGTGATGTTCCTGCTCGGCCAGCCGATGCACGCCTTCGACGGCGACCGGATCACCGGGGGGCTGCGCGTCCACCGGGCGGAGGAGGGGAGCACGCTGACGACCCTCGACGGCGTCGAGCGGACCCTCTCCGCCGAGGACGTCGTCATCAGCGACGACGCGGGGATCCAGTCCCTCGCCGGGGTCATGGGCGGGTCGTCGTCCGAGATCGCCGACGACACGACGTCCGTGCTCTTCGAGGCGGCGCACTGGGACCAGATCACCGTCGCCCGGACGTGCCGGCGGCACCGGCTGTCCTCGGAGGCGTCGCGGCGGTTCGAGCGGGGCACGGACCCGGCGGTCGTCGAGGCGGCCCTCGACATCGCGGCGGCGCTGCTGTGCCGCATCGCCGGCGGGACCGTCGTCGAGGGCCGGACGCTCGTCGGCGACGTGCCGGCGATGCCGGTCATCGCGATGCACACGTCCCGCCCCGGGAAGGTCGCGGGGACGGTCTACCCGTCCGGGACGACAGTCTCGCGCCTCACCGAGGTCGGCTGCACCGTCCGCGAGACGGGGGAGCGCGACGCCGACGGGGCGAAGGCCCTGGAGGTCACCCCGCCGACGTGGCGCCCGGACCTCACGATGCCCGCGGACCTCGTCGAGGAGGTCCTGCGGCTCGAGGGGCTCGACGCCATCCCGGGGATCGTGCCGGTCGCCCCGGCCGGGCGGGGCCTCACCCCGCGGCAGCGGATGCGCCGGGCCGTGGGGCACGCCCTCGCGTGGGGCGGGTACCTCGAGGTGCTGCCGTCGCCGTTCATCCCGAACGACGTCTTCGACGTGTGGGGGCTCGACGCCGACGACCCGCGGCGGACCACCGTGTCCGTCCTCAACCCGCTCGAGAGTGACACGGCGCGCATCGGGACGACCCTGCTGCCGTCGATGATCGACGCGCTGCGCCGCAACGTCACCCGCGGGCTCCGGGACGTCGCCCTCTACGGTGTCGAGCAGGTCACCCAGCCGACGCAGGCCGAGCAGTGGTCGCCGATGCCGTCGGTCACCGGCCGGCCGTCGCCGGAGGAGATCCGGGAGCTGCTCGACTCGCTGCCCGCGCAGCCGTTGCACGTCGCGGTGCTCGCCGCGGGACGACGAGAGCTGCCGGGAACGTGGGGCCCCGGGTCGACCTTCGGCCCGGAGGACGCCCTCGAGGCCGCGCGGACCGTGGCCCGGGCCGCGGGCGTGGAGTTCACGTTCCGCTCGGCGGACCACCTCCCGTGGCACCCGGGGCGGTGCGCCGCGGTCGTGCTCGCCGGGACGGACACGGTCGTCGGCCACGCCGGGGAGCTCCACCCGCAGGTGTGTGAGCGGTCGGGGATCCCGGCGCGCAGCGTCGCCCTCGAGATCGACCTCGACGCCCTCGACCTCACGCCGACCTTCCCCCGGCCGCTGCTGTCCCCGTTCCCGCCGGTGCTCCAGGACGTCGCCCTCGTTCTCGACGAGACCGTCCCCGCCGCCGACGTCGAGGCGGTGCTCCGCGCGGGGGCGGGTGACCTGCTGGAGGACGTCCGGTTGTTCGACGTCTACCGCTCCGACGACCTCGGGGAGGGGCGGCGGTCGCTGACGTTCTCCCTGCGGTTCCGGGCGGCGGACCGGACGCTGACCGAGGACGAGGCCTCGGCGGCGCGGGAGGACGCGGTGGCGCGGGCCCGGGAGGAGCTCGGGGCCGAGCTGCGGTCCTGA